The Paenibacillus sp. FSL H7-0357 nucleotide sequence AAACGCCTGTTGGAACAAGGGATGCTGCCCATTGAAGTGGCGCTCCTGACCGGATTTAGTGATCAGAGCCATTTCACCAATTTCTTCAAGAAGCTGATCGGTCTAACGCCTAAGCAATATATGCGCATATTTACAACCCGGCAGACAGAATCAAAGCCATCTCCGGAGAATACGCCATGATGGAGGAGCGCAAGGCCACTACCGGACATCTGCTCGCGTTGCTTACCATTCTGATCTGGGGTACAACTTTTATCTCTACTAAAATACTGTTAGTTGACTTTACGCCCATTGAAATTCTGTTCTTCCGCTTTATCATCGGTTACATCGCATTGTGTCTTATTTATTCGCGTCCGCTTCGGACGAAATCATTCAAAGAAGAGCTGCTGTTTATCGCGGCTGGGCTCTGTGGGGTAACGTTATATTTTCTAGTGGAAAATATCGCCCTTGTCTATACGCTCGCATCCAATGTTGGTGTGATTGTTTCGATTGCGCCCTTCTTCACGGCGCTTGCCGCTCACTTCTTCCTGGAGGAAGAGAAGCTGAATGCGCAGTTTATGACCGGGTTTCTGATTGCGCTGGCCGGGATTGTGTTAATCGGGCTGAACGGGAGTTTCAACCTGCAGCTGAATCCCATTGGAGATTTGCTGGCCTTCCTGGCCCCTGCCTTATGGGCAATCTATTCCGTACTGATGCGGAAAATAAGCGAATTGCAGCATCATACGATCGGGGCTACCCGCAGAGTGTTTTTTTATGGGCTGCTGTTTATGCTGCCTGCGCTTTTACTGTTTGATTTCCGTCTTGGCCTGGACAGATTACTCAGCCTTTCCAATGTATCCAACCTTCTTTTCTTGGGACTGGGAGCCTCGGCACTCTGTTTTGTCACCTGGAACCGGGTGGTCGGAATCCTTGGAGCGGTAAAAACAAGCGTGTACATCTATATTGTGCCTGTAGTTACAGTTGCCGCTTCCGCCCTGTTCTTGCATGAGAATATCACTTGGGTCACAGTGGCGGGAACCTTGCTCACCCTCGCCGGCTCCTATATTTCAGAGCGCAAAGCAAAAACGATCCCCCGGAAGCGGATCGCTGTAAAAAGTGCGGATTGAGTCTGTCCGTATGCTTATTTGAACGTAAATCCGCTGTGGATGGTGCCACCTGCTTGTTTCACCTGTTCGGCGATTTCTGCAATAATATACTATATGCATGCTAAGATCACCTGTATTATTCATGGGAATAGACTTTAGGAGGTCCTCATGAATATTACAGCTTTTATCATCTATTGCGTTGTTATCACCATCACACCCGGGCCCACCAATATTGTGATCTTATCTTCTGTGCAGCATTTCGGGGCAAGAAAGACCATGAAATATGTATACGGAGCCACGATTGCCTTTGGCCTGCTGCTTGCCGCTTCTGCTGTGCTGAACCATGTGCTTGCCGGAGTGATCCCGAATATTGTGGGTATTATGCAGATCATCGGCAGTGTCTATATGCTCTATCTTGCCTATCAAATCTACAAGATGAATACAGGGGAGGCCACACCGTCCCACAATACCAATTTTTTGTCAGGCCTAGTGATGCAGTTTGTGAATCCAAAGGTGATCATATTTACTTTAACGGTGATTCCCAGCTATGTGATGCCTTACTATTCCTCCTCTTTAGCATCATTTCAGTTTGTAGCTATTATTACGGTTATCGGGTTTCTGGCATTTATGACCTGGGTCATCTGTGGAACAGTCTTCAAGAAATTTCTCCAGCAGCATCAAAAAATAGTCAATATCCTAATGGCGCTGTTTCTGGTATACTCTGCAATTATGGCGTCGGGAATCGTATAAAGAATGTTGGGGGTGAGGGTATGGAGCAATTTACGTATAAAAAATCTGCAGATGTCATTGCTCTGGCAGCAAGTTTCGCCGATTTCACCTATAAAAAACATTGCCACGAGGAGTATGCTGTCGGCGTAACCCTGCGCGGCATTCAGCAATATAATTTGAG carries:
- a CDS encoding DMT family transporter codes for the protein MEERKATTGHLLALLTILIWGTTFISTKILLVDFTPIEILFFRFIIGYIALCLIYSRPLRTKSFKEELLFIAAGLCGVTLYFLVENIALVYTLASNVGVIVSIAPFFTALAAHFFLEEEKLNAQFMTGFLIALAGIVLIGLNGSFNLQLNPIGDLLAFLAPALWAIYSVLMRKISELQHHTIGATRRVFFYGLLFMLPALLLFDFRLGLDRLLSLSNVSNLLFLGLGASALCFVTWNRVVGILGAVKTSVYIYIVPVVTVAASALFLHENITWVTVAGTLLTLAGSYISERKAKTIPRKRIAVKSAD
- a CDS encoding LysE family translocator — encoded protein: MNITAFIIYCVVITITPGPTNIVILSSVQHFGARKTMKYVYGATIAFGLLLAASAVLNHVLAGVIPNIVGIMQIIGSVYMLYLAYQIYKMNTGEATPSHNTNFLSGLVMQFVNPKVIIFTLTVIPSYVMPYYSSSLASFQFVAIITVIGFLAFMTWVICGTVFKKFLQQHQKIVNILMALFLVYSAIMASGIV